DNA from Thermoleophilum album:
CCCCGCGTGAGCAGAGCCCCCGCGTGAGCCGCGCACCGACGTTGGCAACCACGTCGCTGCGCGTCACCGCCGCTCCTCGCGACACCTACGCGGGACCGCGGCACTGACCTGCTGCAGGCCGCTCAGAGTCTGTGCGCCGGGCGCACCACGCCACCGCCGAAGTCGCTCGCCTCGCGGGCGTAGCGGGCGAAGCCGACATCGACGACCAGGGTCGCTCGCGTCGGACCGACCCGCTCAAGCGCAAACTGCCCCGCCCACTCGCCGCGCGCATAGAGCGATGCGAGCTCGTCGAGTCGGAAAGCGCCACCGAGGCGTCGGCGAAGCTCGTCGACTAGCTCCCACGCGGCGTCGTCGACCAGCGGGTCAGGCTCCGCTAGGAGCCTCCGCTCACCATCGCGCCACTGGTAGAGAGCGCTCTCTAGCTGTGGGTCCATGCGCCCCGACCTTAGCCAGACCGGACGTTTGCCCCTCGGCGTCCGGGGCTGCGCTGTCCGGCGGCGGGGCTTCCTTGGTCAACGTGCCAACTTCGGCCTTAGCGTCCCGGCAAGACCACGTAGGGACGCTCGCCGACCTTCACCATCCCGAGCCCACGAGCCTCAGTCTCGACCGCCGCACCGGTCCGTAGCTCACGCACGCGCGTACGCAAGCGCGCGTTGGTGCGCTCGAGTGCGTCGAGCTCGCGTTGCTCGCGCGACAGCTCGCCCCGCTGGCGCCACCACTCGCGAGCAGGAGCCAC
Protein-coding regions in this window:
- a CDS encoding FtsB family cell division protein — translated: MTSSRAHGKLGPSGVAAVRVDWERLARRALLIALFTILALYVAPAREWWRQRGELSREQRELDALERTNARLRTRVRELRTGAAVETEARGLGMVKVGERPYVVLPGR